Proteins encoded together in one Anaerotignum propionicum DSM 1682 window:
- a CDS encoding acyl CoA:acetate/3-ketoacid CoA transferase encodes MRKVPIITADEAAKLIKDGDTVTTSGFVGNAIPEALDRAVEKRFLETGEPKNITYVYCGSQGNRDGRGAEHFAHEGLLKRYIAGHWATVPALGKMAMENKMEAYNVSQGALCHLFRDIASHKPGVFTKVGIGTFIDPRNGGGKVNDITKEDIVELVEIKGQEYLFYPAFPIHVALIRGTYADESGNITFEKEVAPLEGTSVCQAVKNSGGIVVVQVERVVKAGTLDPRHVKVPGIYVDYVVVADPEDHQQSLDCEYDPALSGEHRRPEVVGEPLPLSAKKVIGRRGAIELEKDVAVNLGVGAPEYVASVADEEGIVDFMTLTAESGAIGGVPAGGVRFGASYNADALIDQGYQFDYYDGGGLDLCYLGLAECDEKGNINVSRFGPRIAGCGGFINITQNTPKVFFCGTFTAGGLKVKIEDGKVIIVQEGKQKKFLKAVEQITFNGDVALANKQQVTYITERCVFLLKEDGLHLSEIAPGIDLQTQILDVMDFAPIIDRDANGQIKLMDAALFAEGLMGLKEMKS; translated from the coding sequence ATGAGAAAGGTTCCCATTATTACCGCAGATGAGGCTGCAAAGCTTATTAAAGACGGTGATACAGTTACAACAAGTGGTTTCGTTGGAAATGCAATCCCTGAGGCTCTTGATAGAGCTGTAGAAAAAAGATTCTTAGAAACAGGCGAACCCAAAAACATTACATATGTTTATTGTGGTTCTCAAGGTAACAGAGACGGAAGAGGTGCTGAGCACTTTGCTCATGAAGGCCTTTTAAAACGTTACATCGCTGGTCACTGGGCTACAGTTCCTGCTTTGGGTAAAATGGCTATGGAAAATAAAATGGAAGCATATAATGTATCTCAGGGTGCATTGTGTCATTTGTTCCGTGATATAGCTTCTCATAAGCCAGGCGTATTTACAAAGGTAGGTATCGGTACTTTCATTGACCCCAGAAATGGCGGCGGTAAAGTAAATGATATTACCAAAGAAGATATTGTTGAATTGGTAGAGATTAAGGGTCAGGAATATTTATTCTACCCTGCTTTTCCTATTCATGTAGCTCTTATTCGTGGTACTTACGCTGATGAAAGCGGAAATATCACATTTGAGAAAGAAGTTGCTCCTCTGGAAGGAACTTCAGTATGCCAGGCTGTTAAAAACAGTGGCGGTATCGTTGTAGTTCAGGTTGAAAGAGTAGTAAAAGCTGGTACTCTTGACCCTCGTCATGTAAAAGTTCCAGGAATTTATGTTGACTATGTTGTTGTTGCTGACCCAGAAGATCATCAGCAATCTTTAGATTGTGAATATGATCCTGCATTATCAGGCGAGCATAGAAGACCTGAAGTTGTTGGAGAACCACTTCCTTTGAGTGCAAAGAAAGTTATTGGTCGTCGTGGTGCCATTGAATTAGAAAAAGATGTTGCTGTAAATTTAGGTGTTGGTGCGCCTGAATATGTAGCAAGTGTTGCTGATGAAGAAGGTATCGTTGATTTTATGACTTTAACTGCTGAAAGTGGTGCTATTGGTGGTGTTCCTGCTGGTGGCGTTCGCTTTGGTGCTTCTTATAATGCGGATGCATTGATCGATCAAGGTTATCAATTCGATTACTATGATGGCGGCGGCTTAGACCTTTGCTATTTAGGCTTAGCTGAATGCGATGAAAAAGGCAATATCAACGTTTCAAGATTTGGCCCTCGTATCGCTGGTTGTGGTGGTTTCATCAACATTACACAGAATACACCTAAGGTATTCTTCTGTGGTACTTTCACAGCAGGTGGCTTAAAGGTTAAAATTGAAGATGGCAAGGTTATTATTGTTCAAGAAGGCAAGCAGAAAAAATTCTTGAAAGCTGTTGAGCAGATTACATTCAATGGTGACGTTGCACTTGCTAATAAGCAACAAGTAACTTATATTACAGAAAGATGCGTATTCCTTTTGAAGGAAGATGGTTTGCACTTATCTGAAATTGCACCTGGTATTGATTTGCAGACACAGATTCTTGACGTTATGGATTTTGCACCTATTATTGACAGAGATGCAAACGGCCAAATCAAATTGATGGACGCTGCTTTGTTTGCAGAAGGCTTAATGGGTCTGAAGGAAATGAAGTCCTGA
- a CDS encoding response regulator, with translation MNESDITKERKEKKFSKKIVTGIYLSFYFISFLLMAYVLFQKTITIGKTQINTVIFNGVLVQIQFLAMVGFVTCEATRKRFLIAYLGNIFLIILTAFSVFVRHQEDGILGFSVALSIHFILWMMEKHTKRMKQLNISELKLHLKKEENEQLRLYSSVIEQSPLSIVITDDHGNIKYVNPYFTEVTGYTLDEVIGKHTRILKSNKNQPETYKSLWKNITQGEKWIGEFTNIDKNGNEFYERAVISPIVGENGETAYYVSIKENITEALLLKNTLDDQSKFISQLIDVIPSSIFYVDKEDIFLGANSEFTRVYQTDTNPHQGTNFKDTPWMDTFKYQRFTEMRQESVETGKPAIRQIVSTINGKETALLYCVNAYYTSTGDIGGYIGILTDISELKEKEIELQNAFIQANAATEAKSMFLANMSHEIRTPMNAVIGMSYLALQTQLTDKQRDYLSKINNAATSLLRIVNDILDFSKIEAGKLKMEKLEFNLDEVLTKSIELLIPKAREKNLEVIYHLPCDIPVQIIGDPLRLGQIITNLLSNAVKFTHTGEIRIDVIREEQKEQKLCLKFRVSDSGIGISKENQEKLFEAFTQSDNTITRQYGGTGLGLTISKTLAEMMNGRLWLESEENVGSTFSFTAWFDIGETLSSKKCITLHDIKKIKTLVVDDNPMAGEIMKEYMENMGATVELAASGGQALELIQKNSFESPYQLLLIDWNMPDLDGMETVKHINALSEIKIKPLVILVTAYDLEEMKKNAQDLGIAAFLTKPISQSSLYDAIVNIFAKDLSISQKEDPQYEIASSFHGINILLVEDNEVNQQIACELLQSQGCKVAISNNGLQAVQCFKSRIETYDLIFMDIQMPEMDGFEATKQIREIDTEIPIIAMTARNMQEEKEKCYQAGMNDHIAKPIDPELLMEMVSKWAKNKSYFKDYPKTYSDKSAENMERSFPSIYGIDAQMGIHRLSGNKELYEKLLYKFATEQKDIIEKIKNNSEDYGLLQNQAHILKGVAGNIGATKVFQLANELERMAELNSPLNELKVAAEAVVQEFDKVSAEIVSAAINKEQSISAERVNNEDADKMIVKLTGMLKMGDVEGIAYFNKISPTLKNILGEGLFQAIDSNIARYEFDEAEVVLRKWRETNEY, from the coding sequence ATTTGGGAAATATATTTCTTATTATCTTGACTGCTTTTTCCGTCTTCGTGAGGCATCAAGAGGATGGAATATTAGGCTTTTCAGTTGCCTTAAGCATTCATTTCATTCTTTGGATGATGGAGAAACATACAAAAAGAATGAAACAACTAAACATCTCCGAACTAAAACTTCATTTAAAAAAAGAAGAGAATGAACAGCTTCGTTTATATTCCAGTGTGATTGAACAATCTCCCCTATCTATTGTAATAACTGATGATCATGGAAATATAAAGTACGTAAACCCTTATTTTACAGAAGTAACAGGATATACGTTGGATGAAGTGATTGGTAAGCATACTCGTATTTTGAAATCAAATAAAAATCAGCCGGAAACATACAAATCACTGTGGAAAAATATTACCCAAGGTGAAAAATGGATCGGAGAATTCACAAATATAGATAAAAATGGAAATGAGTTTTATGAGCGTGCAGTAATTTCTCCCATTGTTGGAGAGAATGGAGAAACGGCCTACTATGTGAGTATCAAAGAAAATATCACTGAAGCACTGCTTTTAAAAAATACCCTTGATGATCAAAGCAAGTTCATCAGCCAGTTGATTGATGTAATTCCAAGCTCCATTTTTTATGTGGACAAAGAAGACATCTTCCTTGGGGCAAATTCAGAATTTACACGGGTATATCAAACAGATACCAATCCACATCAAGGAACAAATTTCAAGGATACTCCCTGGATGGATACGTTTAAATACCAGAGGTTTACTGAGATGCGTCAAGAGTCCGTAGAAACCGGAAAACCTGCTATTCGGCAAATTGTTTCAACGATAAATGGAAAAGAAACTGCGCTGTTATATTGTGTTAATGCCTATTATACTTCTACCGGTGATATTGGTGGCTACATCGGCATTTTGACTGATATCTCAGAGCTGAAAGAGAAGGAAATTGAATTACAGAACGCATTCATTCAGGCTAATGCCGCTACGGAAGCAAAATCTATGTTTCTAGCAAACATGAGCCATGAAATAAGAACACCTATGAATGCGGTAATTGGGATGTCCTATTTGGCATTGCAAACCCAGTTAACAGATAAACAAAGAGACTATCTTTCCAAGATAAACAACGCGGCAACTTCCCTACTTCGCATCGTCAATGATATTCTGGATTTTTCTAAGATAGAGGCTGGAAAGTTAAAAATGGAAAAGCTGGAATTTAATTTGGATGAAGTGCTCACAAAATCCATTGAACTTTTGATACCCAAGGCTAGAGAGAAAAATTTAGAAGTTATTTATCACCTTCCTTGTGATATACCTGTACAAATTATTGGCGACCCCTTACGCCTTGGGCAAATAATTACGAATCTCTTGAGCAACGCTGTTAAGTTCACTCATACCGGAGAAATCCGTATTGATGTGATTAGAGAAGAACAAAAAGAACAAAAACTTTGTTTGAAGTTTCGTGTATCAGATAGCGGCATAGGAATATCCAAAGAAAATCAGGAAAAATTATTTGAGGCATTTACTCAATCTGATAACACCATTACTAGACAATATGGCGGAACTGGGCTTGGTCTTACAATTAGTAAAACTTTGGCAGAAATGATGAATGGAAGGCTGTGGCTAGAAAGTGAAGAAAATGTAGGAAGCACATTTTCTTTTACAGCATGGTTCGATATTGGGGAAACACTATCCTCTAAAAAATGTATTACTCTTCATGATATCAAAAAAATTAAAACATTAGTTGTTGATGATAATCCCATGGCAGGCGAAATTATGAAAGAGTACATGGAGAATATGGGTGCTACAGTGGAATTAGCTGCATCTGGGGGTCAGGCATTAGAATTGATACAAAAGAATAGTTTTGAATCACCCTATCAACTGCTCTTGATTGATTGGAATATGCCGGACTTGGATGGAATGGAGACGGTAAAACATATAAATGCATTATCTGAAATCAAAATTAAGCCTTTGGTAATATTGGTTACAGCTTATGATTTGGAGGAAATGAAAAAAAACGCACAAGATTTGGGCATAGCTGCTTTTTTAACAAAGCCGATATCACAATCAAGTTTATATGATGCAATTGTAAACATTTTTGCCAAAGACCTCTCCATATCCCAAAAAGAAGATCCCCAATACGAAATAGCCTCATCTTTTCATGGAATCAATATTCTTCTGGTGGAAGACAACGAGGTGAATCAGCAAATTGCCTGCGAACTCTTGCAAAGTCAAGGATGCAAAGTGGCAATTTCAAATAACGGATTGCAAGCAGTGCAATGTTTTAAAAGTAGAATAGAAACGTATGACTTAATTTTCATGGATATTCAAATGCCTGAAATGGATGGCTTTGAAGCCACAAAACAGATTCGTGAAATAGATACCGAAATACCTATCATTGCAATGACTGCCAGAAATATGCAAGAAGAAAAGGAAAAGTGCTATCAAGCTGGAATGAATGACCATATTGCCAAACCCATTGATCCAGAGCTGCTGATGGAAATGGTTTCAAAATGGGCAAAGAATAAGTCATATTTCAAGGACTATCCAAAAACGTATTCTGATAAATCAGCAGAAAACATGGAAAGATCCTTTCCTTCTATTTATGGGATAGATGCTCAAATGGGAATACACCGTCTGTCAGGCAATAAAGAGCTTTATGAAAAACTTCTTTATAAATTTGCTACGGAACAGAAAGACATCATAGAAAAAATTAAAAATAATTCAGAAGATTATGGACTGTTGCAAAACCAAGCTCATATTTTAAAAGGAGTTGCTGGTAATATTGGCGCCACAAAGGTATTTCAGCTTGCTAATGAGCTTGAAAGAATGGCAGAATTAAATTCTCCTCTTAATGAATTGAAAGTAGCAGCAGAAGCAGTGGTTCAAGAATTTGACAAAGTTTCGGCGGAAATCGTATCGGCGGCTATAAATAAAGAACAATCCATATCTGCCGAAAGGGTAAATAACGAGGATGCCGATAAGATGATTGTTAAGCTAACAGGAATGCTGAAAATGGGAGATGTAGAAGGCATAGCCTATTTTAACAAAATTAGTCCTACCCTAAAAAATATATTAGGAGAAGGTTTATTTCAAGCAATAGATTCTAATATCGCAAGATATGAATTTGATGAAGCTGAGGTTGTACTTCGGAAATGGAGGGAGACAAATGAATACTAG
- the lcdB gene encoding lactoyl-CoA dehydratase subunit beta: protein MSRVEAILSQLKDVAANPKKAMDDYKAETGKGAVGIMPIYSPEEMVHAAGYLPMGIWGAQGKTISKARTYLPAFACSVMQQVMELQCEGAYDDLSAVIFSVPCDTLKCLSQKWKGTSPVIVFTHPQNRGLEAANQFLVTEYELVKAQLESVLGVKISNAALENSIAIYNENRAVMREFVKVAADYPQVIDAVSRHAVFKARQFMLKEKHTALVKELIAEIKATPVQPWDGKKVVVTGILLEPNELLDIFNEFKIAIVDDDLAQESRQIRVDVLDGEGGPLYRMAKAWQQMYGCSLATDTKKGRGRMLINKTIQTGADAIVVAMMKFCDPEEWDYPVMYREFEEKGVKSLMIEVDQEVSSFEQIKTRLQSFVEML, encoded by the coding sequence ATGAGTAGAGTAGAAGCTATTTTATCCCAATTAAAAGACGTTGCCGCAAATCCTAAAAAGGCAATGGATGATTATAAGGCGGAAACAGGTAAGGGTGCAGTAGGTATTATGCCTATTTACTCCCCTGAAGAAATGGTACACGCAGCTGGTTATTTGCCTATGGGTATCTGGGGTGCACAAGGTAAAACAATTTCCAAGGCTCGTACATATCTTCCTGCATTTGCTTGTTCAGTTATGCAGCAGGTTATGGAACTGCAGTGTGAAGGCGCTTATGATGACCTTTCTGCTGTAATTTTCTCTGTACCTTGTGATACATTAAAGTGCTTAAGCCAGAAATGGAAAGGCACATCCCCTGTAATTGTATTTACACATCCTCAGAACAGAGGCTTGGAAGCTGCAAATCAGTTCTTAGTAACAGAGTATGAATTGGTAAAGGCTCAGCTTGAATCAGTTTTGGGTGTAAAAATTTCAAACGCTGCTTTGGAGAATTCCATTGCAATTTACAATGAAAACAGAGCAGTTATGCGTGAATTTGTAAAGGTTGCAGCTGATTACCCTCAGGTAATTGATGCAGTTAGCCGTCATGCTGTTTTCAAAGCAAGACAGTTCATGTTAAAAGAAAAACACACAGCACTTGTAAAAGAGCTCATTGCTGAAATTAAGGCTACACCTGTTCAGCCTTGGGATGGCAAGAAAGTTGTTGTTACAGGTATCTTACTTGAGCCCAACGAATTGCTTGATATCTTCAATGAATTCAAAATTGCTATCGTTGATGACGATTTGGCTCAGGAATCCAGACAGATTCGTGTTGACGTTCTGGATGGCGAAGGTGGCCCTCTTTATAGAATGGCAAAAGCTTGGCAGCAAATGTACGGTTGCTCTCTTGCAACTGATACAAAGAAAGGCCGCGGCAGAATGCTGATCAACAAGACAATTCAGACAGGTGCAGATGCTATCGTTGTTGCGATGATGAAATTCTGTGATCCTGAAGAATGGGATTACCCTGTAATGTACAGAGAATTTGAAGAAAAAGGCGTTAAGAGTCTGATGATCGAAGTTGATCAGGAAGTTTCTTCCTTCGAACAGATCAAGACAAGACTGCAGTCTTTCGTAGAAATGCTGTAA
- a CDS encoding response regulator, with amino-acid sequence MNTRDGDAKYTVMVVDDVPDNITLFSELLKDQYHVRIALNGDRALKLIKEEPPDIILLDVMMPVMDGYETCRRLKETESLKDIPVIFLTAKSEPKDENIGLNLGAVDYITKPVNPQIFLSRIRAHLSAKLANDILKNRNQYLEDEVKRRTKEVTALQEITIMAMSSLAEIRDNETGNHLQRTKLYARELCLFLAKESKYAQSLDEKTIEKLVNAVPLHDIGKVGIPDAILLKPGKLTFEEFEIMKTHTILGKEAIEKAEKLVECSDDFLQIPKEIAYSHHEKWDGSGYPNGLTGENIPLSARIVALVDVYDALTSKRVYKPAFSHDEAIKIICRDSGKHFDEELVKAFLILADDFKVISEKYKDD; translated from the coding sequence ATGAATACTAGGGATGGTGATGCAAAATATACCGTTATGGTTGTTGATGACGTACCGGATAATATCACTTTATTCTCGGAATTATTAAAGGATCAATATCATGTGCGAATTGCTTTAAATGGAGATCGAGCGTTAAAGCTGATTAAAGAAGAGCCCCCAGATATAATATTATTGGACGTCATGATGCCAGTTATGGATGGCTATGAAACGTGTCGTAGGTTAAAAGAGACTGAATCTTTGAAAGACATACCCGTCATTTTTCTTACCGCAAAAAGCGAACCTAAAGATGAGAATATAGGCTTGAATCTTGGTGCTGTTGATTACATAACAAAGCCAGTTAATCCTCAAATTTTTTTATCTAGAATCAGAGCTCATTTATCGGCTAAACTGGCGAATGATATTCTAAAAAATAGGAATCAATACCTTGAAGATGAAGTCAAACGTAGAACCAAAGAAGTAACGGCTTTACAGGAAATAACCATCATGGCCATGTCCAGCCTTGCGGAAATTCGGGATAATGAAACAGGGAATCATCTGCAAAGGACAAAATTGTATGCCAGAGAATTATGCCTCTTTCTGGCTAAAGAATCAAAATATGCACAAAGTTTGGATGAAAAAACAATCGAAAAACTTGTGAATGCCGTGCCCCTTCATGATATTGGAAAGGTTGGCATTCCGGATGCCATTTTATTAAAACCTGGCAAATTAACCTTCGAAGAATTCGAAATTATGAAAACCCATACTATATTAGGGAAAGAGGCAATTGAAAAGGCAGAAAAATTGGTGGAATGCTCTGATGATTTTCTTCAAATTCCAAAAGAAATAGCATATAGCCATCACGAAAAATGGGATGGCAGCGGATATCCTAATGGTCTTACAGGTGAAAATATCCCTCTGTCAGCCAGAATTGTGGCCTTAGTAGATGTGTACGATGCCTTAACCAGCAAAAGAGTTTATAAACCGGCTTTTTCCCATGATGAAGCCATCAAAATCATATGTCGAGACTCAGGAAAACATTTTGACGAAGAGCTTGTGAAAGCATTTTTAATTCTTGCCGATGATTTTAAGGTAATCAGTGAAAAATACAAGGATGATTAA
- the lcdA gene encoding 2-hydroxyacyl-CoA dehydratase subunit D, with product MSLTQGMKAKQLLAYFQGKADQDAREAKARGELVCWSASVAPPEFCVTMGIAMIYPETHAAGIGARKGAMDMLEVADRKGYNVDCCSYGRVNMGYMECLKEAAITGVKPEVLVNSPAADVPLPDLVITCNNICNTLLKWYENLAAELDIPCIVIDVPFNHTMPIPEYAKAYIADQFRNAISQLEVICGRPFDWKKFKEVKDQTQRSVYHWNRIAEMAKYKPSPLNGFDLFNYMALIVACRSLDYAEITFKAFADELEENLKAGIYAFKGAEKTRFQWEGIAVWPHLGHTFKSMKNLNSIMTGTAYPALWDLHYDANDESMHSMAEAYTRIYINTCLQNKVEVLLGIMEKGQVDGTVYHLNRSCKLMSFLNVETAEIIKEKNGLPYVSIDGDQTDPRVFSPAQFDTRVQALVEMMEANMAAAE from the coding sequence ATGAGTTTAACACAAGGCATGAAAGCAAAACAGTTGTTAGCCTACTTTCAGGGAAAGGCTGATCAAGATGCAAGAGAAGCAAAAGCAAGAGGCGAACTTGTTTGTTGGTCTGCTTCCGTAGCTCCCCCTGAATTCTGCGTGACAATGGGTATCGCAATGATTTATCCTGAGACCCACGCAGCAGGTATTGGCGCAAGAAAAGGCGCAATGGACATGTTGGAAGTTGCTGATAGAAAAGGCTACAATGTTGACTGCTGTTCTTACGGCAGAGTAAACATGGGTTACATGGAATGCCTGAAGGAAGCTGCAATTACAGGTGTAAAACCTGAGGTTTTGGTCAACTCTCCTGCAGCAGACGTTCCTCTGCCTGACTTGGTAATCACATGTAATAACATTTGTAATACATTGTTGAAATGGTATGAAAACCTTGCGGCAGAATTAGACATTCCTTGCATCGTTATCGACGTTCCTTTCAACCACACAATGCCTATTCCTGAATATGCAAAAGCTTACATTGCAGATCAGTTTAGAAATGCAATTTCTCAGCTGGAAGTAATCTGTGGTAGACCTTTTGACTGGAAGAAGTTTAAAGAAGTTAAAGATCAGACACAGCGTTCTGTATACCACTGGAACAGAATTGCAGAAATGGCTAAATATAAACCATCACCTTTGAATGGCTTCGACTTGTTTAATTACATGGCATTGATCGTTGCTTGCCGTTCTTTGGATTATGCTGAAATTACATTCAAAGCATTTGCTGATGAATTAGAAGAAAACTTGAAGGCTGGTATCTATGCATTCAAGGGCGCTGAAAAGACTCGTTTCCAATGGGAAGGTATTGCTGTATGGCCTCACTTGGGTCACACATTCAAGTCCATGAAGAACCTCAATTCTATCATGACAGGTACAGCTTACCCTGCACTTTGGGATTTGCACTATGATGCAAACGATGAATCTATGCACTCTATGGCAGAAGCTTATACAAGAATTTATATTAACACATGCTTACAGAACAAAGTTGAAGTTTTGTTGGGCATCATGGAAAAAGGCCAGGTTGACGGTACAGTTTATCACTTGAACAGAAGCTGTAAGTTGATGAGCTTCCTGAACGTTGAAACAGCTGAAATTATCAAAGAAAAGAATGGTTTGCCTTATGTAAGCATCGATGGTGACCAGACAGATCCTCGCGTATTCTCTCCCGCACAGTTTGATACACGTGTTCAGGCACTGGTTGAAATGATGGAAGCCAACATGGCTGCAGCAGAATAA